From the genome of Cynocephalus volans isolate mCynVol1 chromosome 14, mCynVol1.pri, whole genome shotgun sequence, one region includes:
- the LOC134363261 gene encoding LOW QUALITY PROTEIN: nuclear ubiquitous casein and cyclin-dependent kinase substrate 1-like (The sequence of the model RefSeq protein was modified relative to this genomic sequence to represent the inferred CDS: substituted 1 base at 1 genomic stop codon): protein MSRPVRNRKVVDYSQFQESDDADEDYGRDSGPPAKKIXSSPREAKNKRRSGKNSQEDSEDSEEKDVKTKKDDSHSAEDSEDEKEDHKNVRQQRQAASKAASKQREMLMEDVGSEEEQEEEDEAPFQEKDSGSDEDFLMEDDDDSDYGSSKKKNKKMVKKSKPERKEKKMPKPRLKATVTPSPVKGKGKVGRPTASKASKEKTPSPKEEDEEPESPPEKKTSASPPPEKFGDEGSEDEAQSGED, encoded by the coding sequence ATGTCTCGGCCTGTCAGAAATAGGAAGGTCGTTGATTACTCACAGTTTCAGGAATCTGATGATGCAGATGAAGATTATGGAAGAGATTCGGGTCCTCCTGCTAAGAAAATTTGATCATCTCCCCGAGAAGCTAAAAATAAGAGGCGATCTGGAAAGAATTCACAGGAGGATAgtgaggactcagaagaaaaagATGTGAAGACCAAGAAGGACGATTCTCACTCAGCAGAGGACagtgaagatgaaaaagaagATCATAAAAATGTGCGCCAGCAACGGCAGGCAGCATCTAAAGCAGCTTCTAAACAGAGAGAGATGCTCATGGAAGATGTGGGCAGTGAGGAAGAACAAGAAGAAGAGGATGAGGCACCATTCCAGGAGAAAGATTCTGGCAGTGATGAAGATTTCCTAATggaagatgatgatgatagtgattaTGGcagttcaaaaaagaaaaacaaaaagatggttAAGAAGTCCAAacctgagagaaaagaaaagaaaatgcccaAGCCCAGGCTAAAGGCCACAGTAACACCAAGCCCAGTGAAAGGCAAAGGGAAAGTGGGGCGCCCCACAGCTTCAAAGGCGTCAAAGGAAAAGACACCTTCTCCCAAAGAGGAAGATGAGGAACCAGAAAGCcctccagaaaagaaaacatctgCAAGCCCCCCACCCGAGAAATTTGGGGATGAAGGGTCTGAAGATGAAGCCCAGTCTGGGGAGGATTAA